The Nitrospira tepida genome includes a window with the following:
- a CDS encoding glycosyltransferase family 2 protein, whose amino-acid sequence MTGAPVDLTIIIVNYNSRKDLERCLQSIEEAGLSCPHEIVVVDNASHDGSQSSVRDAYRKVRLLASSTNLGFGRAVNEAFRQTVGAYVLVLNPDIVVRPDSIERLHRYMASHQDVALCAPKLLNEDGTLQYSCRTDYSLGVYLFRRTPLGRWLPGHRIISDHLMTSWDHAAPRDVDWVLGAAFMLRRSAFQDSLVMDERFFLYFEDVDLCLRLRRAGWRVVYNPESVMVHAHQRASAGGLLSRAKVEHLKSWLKFEWKHRVAGRLSGPPDQGIVRYGGAGFHA is encoded by the coding sequence GTGACCGGTGCTCCTGTGGATCTCACGATCATCATCGTGAATTACAACAGCCGGAAGGACTTGGAGCGTTGTTTGCAGTCGATTGAGGAGGCAGGGCTCTCCTGCCCCCATGAAATCGTCGTGGTGGACAATGCCTCGCACGATGGCAGTCAATCCTCCGTGCGCGACGCCTATCGAAAGGTCCGTTTGCTGGCCAGTTCGACCAATCTGGGATTCGGACGGGCCGTGAACGAGGCCTTCCGGCAGACTGTGGGCGCCTATGTCCTGGTGCTCAACCCCGATATCGTCGTGCGTCCGGATTCCATCGAGCGGCTGCATCGTTATATGGCATCCCATCAGGATGTCGCGCTCTGCGCGCCCAAGCTGCTCAATGAAGACGGGACCTTGCAGTACTCCTGCCGCACGGACTACAGCCTCGGGGTGTACCTGTTCCGGCGGACTCCGTTAGGGAGATGGTTGCCCGGCCACCGTATTATCAGCGATCATCTGATGACCTCCTGGGACCACGCCGCTCCCAGGGATGTGGATTGGGTGTTGGGAGCAGCCTTCATGCTCCGTCGCAGCGCCTTTCAGGACAGTCTCGTCATGGACGAGCGGTTCTTTCTCTATTTCGAGGACGTGGATCTCTGCCTCCGGCTGCGGCGGGCCGGCTGGCGGGTCGTCTACAATCCGGAGTCGGTGATGGTGCATGCGCATCAACGGGCCAGCGCCGGCGGGCTGCTCAGCCGGGCGAAGGTCGAGCATCTCAAGTCGTGGCTGAAGTTCGAATGGAAACATCGGGTGGCCGGGCGGTTGAGCGGTCCGCCGGATCAGGGCATCGTCCGGTACGGGGGAGCAGGTTTCCATGCTTAG
- a CDS encoding glycosyltransferase family 4 protein — translation MHVVIVNDFAHVEGGASHVALLGAIGLASRGHDVTLLAAVGPIMPELRASRVRVVCAAQHQIAQDPKRLRAMVQGWWNLRARRLMESILADRDPRTTIVHLHGWTKALSSSVVGPVLRRQFPLVCTLNDYFTACPNGGFFVYPKGHVCRLTPMTSACILTQCDKRGYGHKLWRVARQGVQRRWGMIPKGIRHFVVVSEFSRRILAPYLPHDAVWHDVPNVIDVPRATPIAVERNATYAMVGRLSREKGAALLAQAAEQSGHPLVFIGDGECRDEVNRVNPRAVVTGWGPTSEVLERLRQARALVFPSLWYEAQPLAVREAAALGIPAIVSDGCAARDEVADGVTGLWFRSGDVNDLAAKMSVLNDDETVRRLGRAAYERYWAHPATMDDHVSRLEAVYRQVLEKRIS, via the coding sequence ATGCATGTCGTGATCGTCAACGACTTTGCCCATGTCGAAGGGGGGGCTAGTCATGTGGCGCTGCTCGGTGCGATCGGGTTGGCTTCCCGAGGCCATGATGTGACGCTGCTGGCCGCGGTCGGACCCATCATGCCGGAACTGCGCGCAAGCCGGGTCCGGGTGGTCTGCGCCGCTCAGCATCAAATCGCCCAGGACCCGAAGCGCCTGCGGGCCATGGTTCAGGGATGGTGGAACCTGCGGGCCCGCCGGCTGATGGAATCCATTCTTGCCGACCGTGACCCGCGCACGACGATCGTGCATCTCCATGGCTGGACCAAAGCGTTATCTTCGAGCGTCGTGGGCCCCGTCCTTCGCCGGCAATTCCCCCTGGTCTGCACGCTGAATGATTATTTTACGGCCTGTCCCAACGGAGGGTTTTTCGTCTATCCGAAAGGGCATGTCTGCCGGCTGACTCCCATGACCTCGGCCTGCATCCTGACCCAGTGCGACAAACGTGGCTATGGTCACAAGCTGTGGAGAGTCGCCCGCCAGGGCGTCCAGCGGCGGTGGGGTATGATTCCGAAGGGGATACGGCATTTCGTCGTCGTTTCCGAATTCAGCCGGAGGATTCTGGCTCCGTATCTCCCGCACGACGCCGTATGGCACGACGTGCCGAACGTCATCGATGTTCCGAGAGCGACCCCGATCGCGGTCGAGCGCAATGCCACCTACGCGATGGTGGGCCGTCTCAGCCGGGAGAAGGGCGCGGCGTTGCTGGCGCAGGCGGCGGAACAGAGCGGGCATCCGCTGGTCTTCATCGGCGACGGGGAATGCCGCGACGAGGTCAATCGGGTCAATCCAAGGGCCGTCGTGACCGGCTGGGGTCCCACGTCCGAAGTGCTGGAGCGCCTGCGCCAAGCCCGCGCGCTGGTGTTTCCCTCTCTGTGGTACGAGGCCCAGCCGCTGGCGGTGCGGGAGGCGGCGGCGCTCGGTATTCCTGCAATCGTGTCGGATGGCTGCGCGGCGCGGGACGAGGTTGCCGACGGGGTCACGGGCCTGTGGTTTCGGAGCGGCGACGTCAACGATCTGGCCGCGAAAATGTCCGTGCTGAACGACGATGAGACCGTTCGACGTCTGGGACGAGCGGCCTATGAGCGCTATTGGGCTCACCCGGCGACAATGGACGACCACGTCTCACGTCTTGAGGCGGTCTATCGGCAGGTCCTTGAGAAGCGGATCTCGTGA
- a CDS encoding glycosyltransferase family 4 protein, translating to MRILIVSYAFPPYNDIGHVRVGKTAKYLARFGHEIRVLTARNQPHQTSLPVEIPAEWVIATDWWNVNKPAEWAFGGRAAVADRGLVVKGRLRPAIEAIRALYRRVYKQGVGFPDDQIGWFPFAVRAASRLMAEWKPDLIYASAMPYTSLLVAWRVSRRCHIPWVAELRDLWVDFHRYRFGALRKRIERRVERMVLSSAVGLVTVSPPLASVLERKYRKPTLVMLNGYDPDDSGEPVETLCSSQLRIVYTGMIYEGRQDPAPLFEALRNLKWQRHQVSVEFYGRYLEVARECAQAYGVADLVHLMGQVTHQDALRIQREADALLLLLWQDTGEKGIYTGKLFEYIGAGRPILAIGPSDNVAGDLIRERGAGTVCQDAKEVGRQLSAWMARKCRGEPVAAVPRQARTGLTREDQVRRLETFLMELAPARTR from the coding sequence TTGCGCATTCTGATTGTCTCCTATGCCTTTCCGCCGTACAACGACATCGGCCATGTGCGAGTCGGGAAGACGGCGAAGTACCTGGCCAGGTTCGGCCACGAAATCCGCGTGCTCACCGCTCGAAACCAACCCCATCAGACCTCGCTTCCGGTCGAGATTCCAGCCGAGTGGGTGATCGCCACGGATTGGTGGAATGTCAACAAGCCGGCCGAGTGGGCCTTTGGAGGGCGCGCGGCGGTCGCGGACCGGGGCCTCGTCGTCAAGGGTCGCCTGCGGCCGGCCATCGAGGCGATCCGGGCGCTCTATCGCAGAGTCTACAAGCAAGGCGTGGGTTTCCCGGACGATCAGATCGGATGGTTCCCGTTCGCAGTCCGCGCGGCGTCACGGCTCATGGCGGAGTGGAAACCAGATCTGATCTACGCCAGCGCGATGCCCTACACGTCGCTGCTCGTCGCCTGGCGGGTTTCGCGGCGGTGTCATATTCCCTGGGTCGCGGAATTGCGGGACCTCTGGGTGGATTTCCACCGCTATCGATTCGGGGCGCTTCGAAAGAGGATCGAGCGCCGGGTGGAACGCATGGTGCTGTCCTCCGCCGTCGGATTGGTGACGGTTTCTCCGCCGTTGGCTTCGGTGCTGGAACGGAAATACCGGAAGCCGACCTTGGTCATGCTGAACGGATATGATCCGGACGATAGTGGCGAGCCGGTTGAAACCCTATGTTCGTCGCAGCTTCGCATCGTCTACACGGGCATGATCTACGAGGGAAGGCAGGACCCCGCGCCGTTGTTCGAGGCCCTGAGAAATCTGAAATGGCAACGCCACCAGGTCAGCGTGGAGTTTTATGGACGCTACCTGGAAGTGGCCCGCGAGTGCGCGCAAGCCTACGGAGTTGCCGACCTCGTGCATCTCATGGGGCAGGTGACCCATCAGGACGCCCTCAGAATTCAACGGGAAGCGGATGCGCTGTTGCTGTTGTTGTGGCAGGATACAGGCGAGAAAGGGATCTATACCGGCAAGCTGTTTGAGTATATCGGGGCCGGCCGGCCCATTCTGGCCATCGGGCCTTCGGACAATGTGGCCGGGGACTTGATCCGGGAGCGCGGCGCCGGCACGGTCTGTCAGGATGCCAAGGAGGTCGGCCGACAGCTTTCAGCTTGGATGGCGCGGAAATGCCGCGGAGAACCTGTGGCGGCTGTGCCGCGACAGGCTCGGACAGGATTGACGAGAGAAGATCAGGTCAGGCGATTGGAAACGTTTCTGATGGAACTCGCGCCTGCCCGCACGAGATGA
- the asnB gene encoding asparagine synthase (glutamine-hydrolyzing): protein MDSAVIDLVAHRGPDGCGWKVFPGPLGPVTLAHRRLAIIDTSVHAAQPMCDAGGRYWIVYNGEVYNYRELRSELETLGRRFATQSDTEVILAAYAEWGETCLDRFVGMFAFVLYDSQMQRIFAARDRFAIKPLYYMVRGDGLAFASEIKQLLRVPGFVPRMNLPRLYDFLSTGITDHTAETTFADVRQLRNGECLTADLHTFRWTDPLPVRRWYRLPQSGTIECSADEAARRFRELLTDSVRLHLRSDVPVGSCLSGGLDSSAIVSLIDRQFRLDGSQAAVNTVSACYEERAVDERPFMRAVNAATRSAPHYVFPKPEDAFGRAEQITWHQDEPYGSTSIFAQWCVFEEAKRQEIKVMLDGQGADEQLAGYHGGFGYHLASLLRSGRWMALARTMWERRQFHGVALRQQIRALVGPILPGRLAGLLARSRQTLVEHDWLASGRFRGDAFPANPFGAMLRAEGLGPIRDIGDLCVAMTQATNLPMLLHYEDRNSMAHSVEARVPFLDHRLVEFSIGLGARHKIVGGTTKFVLRQAMAGVMPDVVCQRRDKIGFATPELEWFRGPLRRSLEVAVEDVLSGYPGLLNTGGTRLLVKEMLDGSRPIDFRLWRIVNVGIWGRVFNVNL, encoded by the coding sequence GTGGACTCGGCGGTCATCGATCTGGTGGCGCATCGCGGCCCCGACGGATGCGGGTGGAAGGTCTTCCCCGGCCCCCTCGGCCCGGTCACGCTCGCTCATCGCCGACTGGCGATCATCGACACAAGCGTCCACGCCGCACAGCCCATGTGCGATGCGGGCGGACGCTATTGGATCGTGTACAACGGCGAGGTCTACAACTATCGCGAACTCCGGTCCGAATTGGAGACCCTCGGCCGTCGCTTCGCCACGCAATCGGATACGGAAGTCATTCTGGCCGCCTACGCCGAATGGGGAGAGACCTGCCTCGATCGGTTCGTCGGCATGTTCGCCTTTGTCCTCTATGATTCGCAGATGCAGAGGATCTTCGCGGCGCGGGATCGCTTCGCGATCAAACCCCTCTATTACATGGTGCGGGGTGACGGCCTGGCTTTCGCTTCAGAGATCAAGCAACTCCTCAGAGTGCCGGGGTTCGTGCCCCGGATGAACCTGCCGCGCCTCTATGATTTTCTCTCCACCGGGATTACCGACCATACGGCGGAAACCACATTTGCCGACGTGCGCCAGCTTCGCAACGGCGAATGTCTCACGGCGGATTTGCACACGTTCCGCTGGACCGATCCCCTGCCGGTTCGACGATGGTACCGGTTGCCTCAATCCGGGACGATCGAATGCTCGGCGGACGAAGCGGCCCGGAGGTTCCGTGAGCTGCTGACGGACTCCGTTCGCCTGCATCTGCGCTCGGACGTGCCGGTCGGCTCGTGTTTGTCCGGGGGACTGGATAGTTCGGCGATCGTAAGCCTCATCGATCGGCAGTTTCGGCTCGACGGAAGCCAGGCCGCCGTTAATACGGTCAGCGCCTGTTACGAGGAACGCGCAGTCGATGAGCGCCCGTTCATGCGCGCCGTCAACGCCGCAACTCGCTCGGCGCCGCATTATGTGTTTCCCAAGCCGGAGGATGCGTTCGGCCGTGCCGAGCAGATCACCTGGCATCAGGATGAGCCGTACGGCAGCACCAGCATCTTCGCGCAGTGGTGTGTCTTCGAGGAGGCGAAGCGACAGGAAATCAAGGTGATGCTGGACGGCCAGGGTGCCGATGAGCAGTTGGCTGGGTACCACGGGGGATTCGGCTATCACCTGGCGAGTTTGCTGAGGAGCGGCCGCTGGATGGCATTGGCCCGCACGATGTGGGAACGACGGCAGTTTCACGGTGTGGCTCTGAGACAGCAGATTCGTGCTCTCGTCGGGCCGATTCTGCCGGGACGGTTGGCGGGACTGCTTGCGCGGTCCCGGCAGACTCTCGTCGAGCACGATTGGCTGGCGTCGGGGCGCTTTCGAGGGGACGCGTTCCCGGCCAACCCCTTCGGGGCGATGCTCCGGGCCGAGGGGCTTGGACCTATTCGCGACATCGGCGACTTGTGCGTGGCGATGACGCAAGCCACCAACTTGCCGATGCTCCTCCATTACGAGGACCGCAACAGCATGGCGCACAGCGTCGAGGCTCGTGTACCGTTTCTGGACCATCGTTTGGTGGAGTTCTCGATCGGGTTGGGCGCCCGGCACAAGATTGTTGGGGGCACGACCAAGTTCGTGCTCCGACAGGCGATGGCGGGTGTGATGCCGGACGTGGTGTGCCAGCGCCGGGACAAGATCGGATTCGCGACCCCCGAACTCGAATGGTTCCGGGGGCCGTTGCGACGATCGCTTGAAGTCGCGGTGGAGGATGTGCTCTCGGGATACCCGGGACTTCTGAACACCGGAGGCACGCGCCTGTTGGTGAAGGAGATGCTGGACGGCTCCCGTCCGATCGACTTCCGACTGTGGCGAATCGTGAATGTGGGCATTTGGGGCCGGGTCTTCAACGTGAACCTATGA
- a CDS encoding glycosyltransferase, which translates to MKPTKSMGILSLSDIANDPRVRRQGDALHQAGWSVFGVGLPGRPAPQPAWKIFTEPELSYDAEPQVPSSGARLAGMIRRVRSRFKRVPLARKLWSVVRAAKRLADLLAIWWRPEHAQRLYWTWPEPLQLYRACQGRTADIWLANDWITLPLAARLARECGGVYVYDTHELALHEYSERLQWRLFKRPVIAAIERAGIQGARHVSAVSNGIAATLKAEYGLAQLPTVIRNMPSYQEATFQPVGSSIKVLYHGILVPNRGLEEAIESVRSWRSDLCLTLRGPGNAAYLDALRARADALGVGDRVIFAAPVAMTDLVSEARRFDVGFFALPGHSRHNRYALPNKFFEYVMAGLALCVSDLPEMSALLKEHDLGVVIPDTCPDTIAATVNALTPASIEGYKRNALRAAQELNWDCESRKLISAYDALVDDVRRMEV; encoded by the coding sequence GTGAAGCCCACCAAGTCGATGGGGATTCTATCCCTTTCCGACATCGCGAATGACCCGCGGGTTCGCCGACAGGGGGATGCGCTCCATCAGGCTGGTTGGTCGGTGTTCGGCGTCGGGCTTCCAGGCCGGCCCGCGCCGCAACCTGCTTGGAAGATTTTCACGGAACCCGAGCTATCGTACGACGCCGAGCCTCAGGTCCCTTCCAGCGGGGCTCGCCTCGCCGGCATGATCCGTCGGGTCCGCAGCCGGTTCAAGCGCGTCCCGTTAGCGCGGAAGCTGTGGTCCGTCGTGCGCGCGGCCAAACGGCTTGCCGACCTTCTGGCGATATGGTGGCGGCCCGAACATGCGCAACGGCTCTATTGGACCTGGCCGGAACCGCTCCAACTCTACCGAGCCTGCCAAGGCCGGACCGCCGATATTTGGCTGGCGAACGACTGGATCACGCTGCCGTTGGCGGCGCGCCTCGCGCGTGAGTGTGGAGGTGTCTACGTCTACGACACACACGAGTTGGCCCTCCATGAATACTCGGAGCGGCTGCAATGGAGATTGTTCAAGAGACCGGTCATCGCGGCCATAGAGAGGGCGGGAATCCAAGGAGCCAGGCACGTCTCTGCCGTATCGAACGGCATTGCGGCGACGCTGAAAGCGGAATATGGTCTGGCCCAGCTTCCGACCGTGATCCGCAATATGCCGAGCTACCAGGAGGCCACTTTCCAGCCGGTCGGATCATCCATCAAGGTGTTGTACCATGGAATCCTGGTCCCGAACCGCGGTCTGGAGGAAGCGATCGAAAGCGTCCGGAGCTGGCGCAGCGACTTGTGCCTCACCTTGAGGGGGCCCGGGAATGCCGCGTATCTGGATGCCCTGCGCGCGCGCGCGGACGCCTTGGGGGTAGGGGACCGGGTGATCTTTGCAGCCCCGGTGGCGATGACAGACCTGGTCAGTGAAGCGCGGCGATTCGATGTCGGATTCTTTGCGTTGCCGGGCCATTCGCGACATAACCGATACGCGTTGCCGAACAAGTTCTTTGAGTATGTCATGGCCGGGCTTGCGTTGTGCGTGAGCGATCTTCCAGAAATGAGCGCCCTGCTCAAAGAACACGACCTCGGCGTCGTCATCCCCGACACCTGTCCGGACACCATCGCCGCGACGGTCAATGCCCTGACTCCCGCGTCGATCGAAGGCTACAAGCGGAACGCCCTCCGCGCGGCCCAGGAGTTGAATTGGGACTGCGAATCGCGGAAGCTCATCTCCGCCTATGATGCGCTCGTTGACGACGTGCGTCGAATGGAGGTGTAG